A DNA window from Paenibacillus sp. HWE-109 contains the following coding sequences:
- a CDS encoding NAD(P)H-dependent oxidoreductase: protein MATVMYITAHPLDPQSSYSLAVGKEFIEAYREANPGDEVIHLDLYKENIPQFDADVLRGWEKLRLGSSFDQLTDAEKSKVARLEAIVDQFVAADKYVYVSPMWNFSIPPVLKAYTDATSIPGKTFKYTEDGPEGLLTGKKALHIQASGSVYLEGPLAPLEMGYSYLNKVLHFYGIQSIEAIFVEGTALKSQEQATAIKEKAIAHAKEVAKRF, encoded by the coding sequence ATGGCAACCGTAATGTACATCACCGCACATCCTCTCGATCCTCAATCATCGTACAGCCTCGCGGTAGGCAAAGAGTTTATCGAAGCGTACCGCGAGGCAAATCCGGGAGATGAAGTTATTCATTTGGATCTGTACAAAGAGAATATTCCGCAATTTGATGCTGACGTTTTAAGAGGTTGGGAAAAGCTTCGGTTGGGTTCATCTTTCGATCAACTGACTGATGCTGAGAAGTCAAAAGTGGCTCGTCTTGAGGCGATTGTTGATCAATTCGTGGCTGCTGATAAGTACGTGTATGTTTCCCCGATGTGGAATTTCTCGATCCCACCGGTTTTGAAAGCATACACTGATGCGACTTCAATTCCGGGTAAGACTTTTAAATATACCGAAGACGGCCCTGAAGGTCTGTTGACCGGTAAGAAAGCCTTACACATTCAAGCTAGTGGTTCTGTTTATTTGGAAGGTCCTTTAGCTCCACTTGAAATGGGATACAGCTATCTGAATAAGGTTTTACATTTCTATGGGATTCAATCTATTGAGGCAATTTTTGTTGAAGGAACGGCATTAAAATCACAAGAGCAAGCTACAGCTATTAAAGAAAAAGCAATTGCACATGCTAAGGAAGTTGCCAAACGTTTCTAA